The sequence ATGTATTACCAAATGTAAAAACACACTAAATTATTGATTTTAAATAAGAAAGCTATAAATAAAGACTGCCTGACCTTGATCAACATCCAGTAGCACTCTGATATCGGTCCTGGCACGCCCTTCTCCCTACAACTGAAATGCCCGTTCTAGAGCGGCCGCAGCGGTGTTTCCCACTTATCAGCGGAATACAACCGTTGACTCAAGTGGGATATCCGGGCAATTCGGAGGCATGTTTTTTGCTGGGGAATGGGGGCCCAGAGGTGGGGGAAAAGCGGGTAATTCTGGCCTTACGAAAGGTGTCGCCAGAAAGACGACACAGGCCGAAAACACCGAAGTAGAGGCGCCCAACATGAAAAAAGGGGGTGGAGCATCGAATGCTCCACCCCCTTTCCTTTTCCTCAACTGATGGACAGCGACCTCCTTACCCAAGAGTGAAGTCCGCCTGGGTGACGGTGGTGGCATCGGCAACCCCCACCAGGGTGATGCTGTTGGCCCCGATCGCCACACGGGTATCCGCCCCGACATCGGTGATCACCACATTCGTCGCGAAGTTCGCCGCAGTGATGCCCAGGCTGGCGATGTCCATCCGGTCCTGGCCACCGGCCGGGTTGGCGTCGAAGTCCAGGATGCGGTCCTGGCCGAAGCCGGCGGCAAAGCGGAAGACATCATTACCCAGTCCACCAGTCAGGGAATCGTTCCCTACCCCTCCTTGCATGGTGTTCGAAAGGCCATTGCCGACACCGGTGAAGTTCGCCGTTCCCATGTAGCGCAGATTCTCGACGTTCGTGCCCAGCGTATAATTCGCCAGGAAGGTCTGCACTTGATCCGTCCCTTGCCCTGCCAACTCGATCACCACATCAAGCGCGTCGTGAACGATGAAGACGTCGTTTCCCGTACCGCCTGACATCTGGTCAGCCCCTGTCCACCCGTTGAGGAAGTCGTCGCCTGCACCACCGGTCAGGATATCACTGCCCTCCCGTCCGCCCAGGGTGTCATTGCCGGCTCCACCGATCACGGTATTCCCCAAGGTATTGCCGACACCGGTGAAGGCTGTTGTACCCATGTAGCGCAGATTCTCGACGTTCGTCCCCAACGTGTAACTCGCCAGGAAAACCTGCACCTGGTCCGTTCCCTCACCCGACTGCTCCACCACTACATCAAGCGCATCATGAACGAGGAAAACATCGTTTCCCGTACCGCCCAACATCTGGTCATTCCCTGTCCACCCATTGAGGAAGTCATCTCCTGCACCACCCATCAGCAGATCATTACCCTCGCGCCCACCCAGGGTGTCATTACCTACTGCACCGACCACAGTATTCCCCAAGGTATTACCAACACCGGTGAAGTTGGCCGTTCCCACATAGCGCAGGTTCTCAAGGTTCGCGCCCAGCGTGTAATTCGTCAGGAAGGTCTGCACTTGATCCGTTCCTTGCCCGGCCAACTCGATCACCACATCAAGCGCATCGTGAACAACGAACGCGTCATTCCCTGTACCACCCGACATCTGGTCGGCCCCTGCCCCCCCGTTGAGGAAGTCATCGCCAGCACCACCGGTCAGGACATCGTCCCCCTCTCGGCCACCCAGGACATCGTTACCAACCCCACCAATCATCATGTCACTCCAGATCGTACCCGTTAGGGTGCTACCTCCGGCCGCCGCCGTGAACAGCCCGCCCGCCGGAGCAGTCGCGGCTGAAGTCGCCGTGTTGGCGAATCCTTGATCATCGGTAAAGCTCGCCACCACCCGCAGCATTTGACCTACCTGCCCGGCACCCGGGGTGAAGTTCGCCCCCGTGGCACCGACGATGTTGGCCCAGGTGCCGCCGCCATTGCTCGAGAACTGCCACTGGAAGTTGAACACCGAGGTGGTGGTGCCGTCCGGGTCAGCGATGGTGCCGCGATTCGCGCTGAGCACCTGACCCTGGGTTGGCGTGGTGTCGCTGATCGCCGGCACCCCGGTCGCCAGGTCGTTGACCTGGGTGGCCGACACCGCATCGGTCACGTTCGACAGCACCGTTTCCAGCACACCATTGGCGTCCTTGTAGATAGCCATCACCCGCAGTGCCAGGCCAGCCAGGCCGTCCGTGACACGGAAGGTCCTGCCGGTGGCGCGGGACGCCTCGCCGGCGGCGACGAAGGTGATGTCTTCGAAGATGCCGGTGCCCGGGTTGGTTTCCACTTGCCAGTAGTAGGCCACCGGTCCGGTGACCCGGCCGCCGACGTTGTCGGCGTCGGTCACGCCGTCCAGGTTGGCGACAAGCACTGTGCCGACTTCCGGCGTGGCGTCGCTGACGTTCACCGCGCCCACCGGCCGTGCATCGGTGCCGGACAGGTCGATGGTGCCATCGGTGAACTGCAGGCGTTCGATCCCGGTCAGGCGGTCGACGCCGTCACGGCCGGCCACCAGGTCGGTCACCGTCACCGAGCCATCCGGGTTGGTGACGAAGTCATACTCCGACGACAGGCCCCGATAAGCCGCCGTATCCAGCGCGGCGGTGCCCTGCAGGATCTCCCGCACTATCACCAGCTGACCGGGGTTGTAGGTGCCGCTGACCATCAGCGGCACCATTTCGGCCATGGTCTTGAAGGTGGCGATTTCCGCGCCAGTGCCATCGAGGTTCGCACGCACGCTGATGCGCACGTTCAGCCACTTGTCACCGTCGATCAGGTCGTCGCCGCCCCGGCCCATGAGGATATCGCTGCCGCTACCGCCGAGGATGATGTTGCCGGCATCGAAGAAGGTCACCCCGGCGCCGAGGAACTCCTGCAGACCGGTGATCAGGCCGATGTTGGTCAGGACACTGCCCTTGGCCCCCGCCGTCGGCAGGGTCGTGGCGTCGGCATCGTCGCCGCTGATCACGTCGCCGAAGGCGGAACCCGACAACCCTTCCACCGCGTCGAAGCGGGCCAGTACCGAAGCCCCCGAACCCGGCAACTGAGGCTGGTCGAAGAAGCGGTCGCTGATATCGATGGTGACGCCACGCGGGTCATCCTTGAAGGTCGCCCAGTCGAAGCCCGAAGCACCGATGTAGCGGTCGCCCTGGCCGGCGCTGCCGACCATGATGTCGTCACCGCCCTCGGCGTTGAACTTGTCGTTCTCGCCACTGCCGATGTAGACGTCGTTGCCGGCGATCGGGTCGTTGCCCGCCGGGTCGAAGTTGTCGCCAGGAGCGCCGTCGGAGGTGCCGGCTTCCAGCCAGTCGTCCCCTTCGTTACCCATGTCCTGCTCGTTGGCCTTGGAGCCCAGGATGAAGTCGTTGCCCTGGCCGCCGAAGGCTTCGCTGGCGTCTTCACCGGTGATGATGAAGTCCTTGCCGAAGCCGCCGAGGATCAGGTTGACGCCATTGCCGCCCTGGATCACGTCGTTGCCGTTGTCGCCCTTGATGTTGTCGTCACCCCCCACGTCCGTGATGATGTCGTCGCCATCGCCGCCGTTGATGAAGTCGTTGCCGTAGCCGCCGTCCAGACGGTCATTGCCGCCGTCGCCGTAGAGGGTGTCGTCACCCTCGCTGGAGCGCAGGATGTCGTTGCCGGCGCTACCGCCCAGGACCACATGGTCCGGTCCGTTGTATTGCAGGTAGTTGGTATCCAGCCCGGGCGTCGCCGGGTTGTTGCGGACCACCAGCGGCAGCAGCGGGTTGTCGCCCAGGGGATCGGAGTTGCCGGCGACGCCATCGGCGCCCACCACATCGTCCACGGTGCCCTGTATGCCATCCGGGCCGGCCTCGTTGAGACCGGTGTGCTGCAGCAGCGGGTTGACCTCCAGGGTGAAGGCCGGAGTGAGGAAGACCACGCCCGGCAAGTGGGTGGCATGGGTGTTGGCCATGATCAGCTTGCTGAAGGAGTTGCCTTCCAGCTCGGCGTTGAAGTTCAGGCCGGCGGTGCGCTCCAGGTAATAGAAGCGGTCACCGTCCTGGAGTTTCTCCAGCTGGTTCTCGAACACGAAGTTGAAGGTCGAGCCCAGCATGCCGCCGAATGGCGTGACCTTCTCGGCCAGGCCGCCGATCCAGAAGTCCACCAGGTTCAGACCGGTTTCCACGCCGGTCCAGGCACCCGTGCCATTCAGGAAGTCCAGCCGATCAGCCGGCGCTCCGGCACCGCCGAGGACGATGGCGGTGGCCGCTGCGCGTTTCTCGGCCAGGGTGGTCGCCGTTACGTCGATGGTGTCGTGGGTGCCGTAGGCGGCGATGAAGTTGATCAGCGACTCCGGATGCTTCAGGTGCATCACCATGTCGGCCCAGCTCACATAGGGCTTGAGGTTGGAGTCGCCGGTGGCCTCAAAGAACTGCGCCCGGGCATGGTTCAGGGTCGCCACGCCGGTTTCACGGCCACGGGCGATGTTCAGTGCGGCCAGGTCCAGCGGCAGGCCCACCAGGTTGTTGCGCAGCGCCTCGGTGACGAACTCGTCGATCTCGTTACCCACGGTGCGGGTCACGCCACGGACGATTGCACTGGTGGCGTCTTCCGGGGTCAGGCCGCTGGCGGCATAGGCCAGCGGGTTGAGGAAGGCGGCGATCAGGCCGAGTTGCTGGTCGTTGGTCGGGTGCAGCGGGTCGACGGTCACCGGGTTGAAGTTGGCGTCGAAGCGGTCGACCGTCTCGGTCAGCATCGAGTGGCCGAAACGGTAAACCGTGTGGGCGAACTCGGCGACGATCGAGGGATCGAGGTTGACGTCATAGACCTGGGTCGGCGCGAAGAACGGGTCGACGTTGGGCTGGATGGTCCGCGCGAACTCCTCGAACACCAGGTGCTGGTACTGCATCTCGGTGCCGAACTTGGCGGTCTGGAACAACCGCTCGCCATTCCACTGCAGCGCGGCGATCTCGGCCGGCGTGGTGGGGAAGGTGGTGACCGGGGCCAACAGCCATTCGTTGATGAAGGCCACATCGTTGCTGGCCAGCACCGTGGACTTGGTCTGCTCCACCAGGCGGTTGTGCTCGGAGTGGAAGATCGCGTGCACGGCGGTCAGGCCGATGTTCTCGTTGACCCGGCCGTCACCGGCCATGTAGTGCGCATCCAGCAGTTCGCCGTCGTAGGTGCCGGCCGGCTGCACGCCGCCGATCACGCCATTGTTGTCCCGTACCAGGCCGGGAGCCGCCGACGGATCGGCGCTGTGGGCGATGTCGACGAGGAACTGGTGCCCGGTACCGACCGCACCGGTCAGGCTGATGCCCAGGCCGCCGTTGGCGGCGGGGTTGCCCTCGACCAGCACGTCATCCGGGGTACCCGCGACCCCGTCCGGGCCGGGGAATACCACCATCGGGAAGCCGTTCGGGCCCTTGATGAAGTTGCCATAGTCATCCGTGGCCAGCAGCGGCACGTTGAACACGTTGGCATCGGTCAGGTTGATCCCGAGTACGTCACGGGCCTGGGCCTTGACCACCGCCCAGGTGGCCATGCCGCCGATTTCCACGTCGTCGGCGGTACCGAACTCGCCATCGGCACCGAGGTTGCGGTTGGTGATCAGGTCACCGGTGGCCACCGGACCATTGGCGGTCGACACGTACTCGCGCAGGAACACCTGGTGCGAGGGATGCGAGCTGTAGGTCTGGTTCTGGTCGACGAAGGGCGAGGTGGTGTTCTCGTTCACCCCCGGTTGACCGTTCACCTGGGTGGCGCGGGTCAGGACCATGAAGTTGGTCGGGCTACCCACGACGAAGCGCGGGTCGTCCGGCTGCAGCGGGATGAACACCGTGCCGTTGCCACCCTTGGTCACCAGGTCCAGGCCATGGTCGAAGAACTGCCCGAAGAAGGTCATCCAGGCGTTGAACGGCGCGGTCAGACCGGCGTCCGGCGCAACGTTGGGGATGAGGTTCACCTGCTGGTCGTCGGCGGTGCCGAACAGGCCATCCAGGCCGGGGCTGGTCACCAGGGTGGAGCCGCCATTGGCGGCGGCCGCGGCGACGGCCGCCGGGTTGTTGTTGGTCTGGTCGACGATCAGGTTGGAGATGGTCCTCGGGTCACTGTCCACCACGTTGGTGCTGGAGTTGTAGTTGGTGTTGGTGATGCCGTTGAAGGCCGCCTCGTCCTGCTCGTCGGTGAACTCCGCCGGCAGCAGCCGGGGGAAGGCATTGTCCGCGGCACCGAACTGGCTCTGGTCGATCCCGGAGAAGTTCAGCAGGTTGTTGAACTCGCCGGTGACCGTACG is a genomic window of Pseudomonas resinovorans NBRC 106553 containing:
- a CDS encoding peroxidase family protein; translation: MANFNLSDLDFILQQILISEAHAAGQDLTDLLPNVQVPFGLRTIDGSFNNLFTGQSEFGAADNSFPRLLDPQFRTAGDNPFIPGTQITSYAQTTGNVFDTQPRTISNLIVDMTANNPAAVAAAAQTPGSATITSPGLDGLFGTADDTPTLYIPNIAPDAGLSAPFNAWMTFFGQFFDHGLDLVTKGGNDTIFIPLQPDDPLFVPGSPTNFMVLTRSTQVDGPGADGILGTADDTHHEAQNTTSPFVDQNQTYSSHPSHQVFLRAYELGADGQPHATGKLITNRALGADGEFGTADDVEIGGMATWAVVKAQARDILGINLTDANVFDVPLLATDPYGNFIKGPNGFPQVVFPGPDGIAGTADDVLVEGNPAANGGLGISLAGAVGTGHQFLIDIAHSADPSAAPGLVRDGNGVIGGVQPAGTYDGELLDAHFIAGDGRVNENIGLTTVHHVFHSEHNRLVEQTKATLLASNNLAELSPWLVAGTAPATFPITPAQIDALQWNGERLFQAAKFGTEMQYQHLVFEEFARTIQPQVDEFLAPSGYDTTIDPSIVAEFAHTVYRFGHSMLTETVDRFDANFNPVTVDPLHPTNDQQIGLIAAFLNPLAFAASGPTAEEAAGAIVRGLTRTVGNEIDEFVTEALRNNLVGLPLDLAAINIARGRDTGIPSLNAARREFYNMTGDEQLTPYSSWVDFADHLKHPESLINFIAAYGTHASITGAVDMAAKRAAATLLVLGGAGEPADRLDFLHSTGTWASAANGVTTTGLDLVDFWIGGLAEEKMPFGGMLGSSFNFVFETQLEALQNGDRFYYLSRTAGMNFGTELENNSFAKLVMNNTDATHLPNAIFTTPTWILEVNQAAQHTGLGVTGRDDPTGGIVINGVEITPLVMRDDPNTAAVETNYLRYTGEDHVVLGGTALNDTLIAGEGDDTLYGDAGDDVLEGGYGNDTVMGGAGDDIITDAGGDNRMEGGDGNDVIHVGNMMAGGAGNLILGGNGKDFIVTSEDMSITFGGQGDDFIYSAKTSLPPTGNEGDDWIEWGTQDGAPGDNFAPLLADNVIGNDVFVGGGGFDEMIGEGGDDIFVGSDAQDKMDGMSGYDWVTYKNDNIGVTVDLALAAFLGIGEVGDHIAFPVAQSPASIFDRFAEVEGLSGSAFADILRGDDVDPTTIIDHGGTTGGALTNLDLITGLRAFLGDQASVGADAILGTADDLVDTFIGGNIILGGGGSDIIEGRGGNDLIDGDLMLNVRISVRQNIDGTGPEIATFDSMVDLIPLMLNHTFNPGQLVAVRELVDGGADFDTANYQGLAADYTVVANADGSFTVTDSVAGRDGIDRLTNIERIQFSDATQVLVPGLNAEPVGSLTITDSNGGDLQVGDFLTVSPAAVSDADNPGGDLTNVTYVWQVERNPGTGVFEDIIAAPAGDLAFQSANGLRFRITPDVAGLSLRVKGIYQDANGVTEQVFSAPTDAVAAFTPPPPTTAVEPGPAITESGPGVQLVRGDLDFILDQIRIAEAHASGVDLLSLLPNIRTSMGLRTVTGEFNNLLNFSGIDQSQFGAADNAFPRLLPAEFTDEQDEAAFNGITNTNYNSSTNVVDSDPRTISNLIVDQTNNNPAAVAAAAANGGSTLVTSPGLDGLFGTADDQQVNLIPNVAPDAGLTAPFNAWMTFFGQFFDHGLDLVTKGGNGTVFIPLQPDDPRFVVGSPTNFMVLTRATQVNGQPGVNENTTSPFVDQNQTYSSHPSHQVFLREYVSTANGPVATGDLITNRNLGADGEFGTADDVEIGGMATWAVVKAQARDVLGINLTDANVFNVPLLATDDYGNFIKGPNGFPMVVFPGPDGVAGTPDDVLVEGNPAANGGLGISLTGAVGTGHQFLVDIAHSADPSAAPGLVRDNNGVIGGVQPAGTYDGELLDAHYMAGDGRVNENIGLTAVHAIFHSEHNRLVEQTKSTVLASNDVAFINEWLLAPVTTFPTTPAEIAALQWNGERLFQTAKFGTEMQYQHLVFEEFARTIQPNVDPFFAPTQVYDVNLDPSIVAEFAHTVYRFGHSMLTETVDRFDANFNPVTVDPLHPTNDQQLGLIAAFLNPLAYAASGLTPEDATSAIVRGVTRTVGNEIDEFVTEALRNNLVGLPLDLAALNIARGRETGVATLNHARAQFFEATGDSNLKPYVSWADMVMHLKHPESLINFIAAYGTHDTIDVTATTLAEKRAAATAIVLGGAGAPADRLDFLNGTGAWTGVETGLNLVDFWIGGLAEKVTPFGGMLGSTFNFVFENQLEKLQDGDRFYYLERTAGLNFNAELEGNSFSKLIMANTHATHLPGVVFLTPAFTLEVNPLLQHTGLNEAGPDGIQGTVDDVVGADGVAGNSDPLGDNPLLPLVVRNNPATPGLDTNYLQYNGPDHVVLGGSAGNDILRSSEGDDTLYGDGGNDRLDGGYGNDFINGGDGDDIITDVGGDDNIKGDNGNDVIQGGNGVNLILGGFGKDFIITGEDASEAFGGQGNDFILGSKANEQDMGNEGDDWLEAGTSDGAPGDNFDPAGNDPIAGNDVYIGSGENDKFNAEGGDDIMVGSAGQGDRYIGASGFDWATFKDDPRGVTIDISDRFFDQPQLPGSGASVLARFDAVEGLSGSAFGDVISGDDADATTLPTAGAKGSVLTNIGLITGLQEFLGAGVTFFDAGNIILGGSGSDILMGRGGDDLIDGDKWLNVRISVRANLDGTGAEIATFKTMAEMVPLMVSGTYNPGQLVIVREILQGTAALDTAAYRGLSSEYDFVTNPDGSVTVTDLVAGRDGVDRLTGIERLQFTDGTIDLSGTDARPVGAVNVSDATPEVGTVLVANLDGVTDADNVGGRVTGPVAYYWQVETNPGTGIFEDITFVAAGEASRATGRTFRVTDGLAGLALRVMAIYKDANGVLETVLSNVTDAVSATQVNDLATGVPAISDTTPTQGQVLSANRGTIADPDGTTTSVFNFQWQFSSNGGGTWANIVGATGANFTPGAGQVGQMLRVVASFTDDQGFANTATSAATAPAGGLFTAAAGGSTLTGTIWSDMMIGGVGNDVLGGREGDDVLTGGAGDDFLNGGAGADQMSGGTGNDAFVVHDALDVVIELAGQGTDQVQTFLTNYTLGANLENLRYVGTANFTGVGNTLGNTVVGAVGNDTLGGREGNDLLMGGAGDDFLNGWTGNDQMLGGTGNDVFLVHDALDVVVEQSGEGTDQVQVFLASYTLGTNVENLRYMGTTAFTGVGNTLGNTVIGGAGNDTLGGREGSDILTGGAGDDFLNGWTGADQMSGGTGNDVFIVHDALDVVIELAGQGTDQVQTFLANYTLGTNVENLRYMGTANFTGVGNGLSNTMQGGVGNDSLTGGLGNDVFRFAAGFGQDRILDFDANPAGGQDRMDIASLGITAANFATNVVITDVGADTRVAIGANSITLVGVADATTVTQADFTLG